The Streptomyces sp. NBC_00102 genome segment GGCCTGCTCTACGCGAGCGTGGAAGGCAGCCCGCCCTACGACAAGGGCTCGGCCATCGCCACGCTGACGGCCGTGATGACCGAACCGCTCGACCCGCCGAAGAACGCGGGTCCGCTGAAGGACGTCATCTACGGCCTCCTCACCCGCGACCCCGAGCAGCGGCTCGACGACGCCGGTGCGCGCGCCCTGCTCACCGCCGTCGTCACGGCGCCCGAGAAGCCGCCGGCCGACGCCACCCAGGTCATGGCCGTCCCCACCGGTGTCGGCCCGGCCCCCTCGGACCGCGCCGAGCCCGCCGGTGACGCCGCGACGCCGGCGTCCTCCCGTACCGGTGAGGGAACCCGGGACCGGCTGCGCGGCGCCCTGCGCGCCGCTCGGAACTCGAAGGCCGCCGCTGCCGGGTCCGCCGCCGGGTCCGCAGGGGCCGCGAGCGGCGCCTCGGCCGCGAGTCCGGCGAGCACGCCCGCAGCCAAGCCCGTTACCGCCAGGCCCGCCGCGACCCCGGACACTCCGGTGGCCGCCACCGCCTCGGCGGACGGCGGGCTGCCGCCGCGCGGCCCCGCCGCGTCCACCCGCGCCTCGCTCACCGACGTGGTGCCGCGCCGGACCCTGGCGATCATCGCCGGGATCGTGGTGCTCGCCGTCATCGGCACCGTGCTCGCGCTCAGCCTCGGCGGCGGGGACGACACGGGCGCCAAGGGCACCGGCGGGCAGTCGAGCACGGCCGGGGCCACCGGCGGCGCCGATGCTTCCGGCAAGGACGAGGACACCGGGAAGAACGGCACGCAGGGCCAGGGGAAGTCCGACGGCTCCGCGAGCCCGTCCACGGCCGGCACCCCGTCGGGATCCGCGGCCCCGTCCGGTGGCGACGACAAGGGCGGCAAGGGCGCACTGCCGGACGGCTACAAGACGGTCACCGACAGCCTCTTCCACTTCACCATGGCGATGCCCGGCTCCTACCGGCGCACCGCCATAGCGGGCAGCAGCTCGGGCGGCATCTACAACGCGTCGAAGGGGGCCTTCCCGCGCGTCCAGATCGACTACAACGACTCACCCGGCAAGGACGCCGCCGCCGCGTGGAACGGCGCACTCGCCGCGGTGAGGAGTTCGAGCAACGACTACAAGCACATCGGCATCAGGAAGGTCGAGTACAACGGCTACCCGACCGTCGCCGACTGGGAGTTCGAGCGCACCCAGAACGGCGAGCGGGTCCACGTCCTCAACCGCGGCTTCCGGGCCGACTCCACGCACGGCTACGCGATCATGGTGAGCTGCCCGGCCGCGGAGTGGAACGAGGACGAGTGCCGCACCCTGCGCGAGACCGCGTTCGCCACCTTCGCGCCGAAGGACTGACGCCCGCCGGTGACCGCCCGGCGGGCGGTCACCGCACCGGCCGGAGAGCGCCGGGTCCGGCCCCGACCGCCCGGGTTGGCGCGACCCGGACACGCCGCCGCGTCCTGCCACGTATCGTAAGAGGCTGAGAACCGTGAGCAGCCGTGACGACGTGTCATATGTACCCAATTGACCGTGACGTGACGGCTCGTACGGATCTCGTGACCGGGGGACCGTGCGCTCTGGGGAGGCGTCGTGGACGACTACGCGGGTCGGGTGCTTGCCGACCGCTACCGCCTTCCGCTGCCGCCGAACGACGCCTACGAACTCCTGGAAACCCGGGCCTTCGACACCTACAGCGGCCAGGAGGTCCTGGTCCGGCAGGTACCGCTGCCCGAGGTCGTCGACGCCGAGGTGCTCGACGGCGACGGCCGGCCGTCGCCCGTGCGCCGGGCCACCGGCCGGGCGGTCCGCCGCTCCTCCGACCCGGTGGTGCGCCGGGCGATAGAGGCCGCGCAGGCCGCCGCCCAGGTCCCGGACCACCCGCGACTGGACCAGGTCTTCGACGTGTTCGCCGAGGCGGGCTCGCTCTGGATCGTGAGCGAGCTGGTCCCCGCTCGCCCCCTCGCCGCGCTGCTGGCCGAACGCCCCCTCAACCCCTACCGTGCCGCCGAGATCGGCTCCGACGTGCTTACCGCCCTGCGGGTGCTGCACGCGCACGGCTGGACCCACCGCAACATCACCGTGCGCACGGTGCTGGTCTGCGACGACGGCCGGGTGATGCTGACCGGCCTCGCGGCGGGCGCCGCCGAGGAGGCCCTCTGCGGGTACGTCACCGTGCCCCGGCCCGACCTGGAGGAACCCGAACTCCCGCCCCGGCGGCAGGAGGACGGGAACAGCGACGACGTCGGCGACGAGGCTGGTGACGCGTACGAGGACGGTGACGCGTACGAGGACGAGCGCGAGTACGCGGGCGAGGGCGAGTACGAGGGTGAGGGCGAGTACGCGGGCGAGGGCGGGTACCCTTCCGCGACGCCCGCCGCGCTTCCGCCGACGCCTGCCGCGCTTCCGCCCGCGACGCCCGCCCCCGCCCCGTACACCGCTCCCGACCCGTACGCCGGCCGTCCGGAGTACGCACCGCGGCCCGAACCCCGTGACCCGTACGCGAAGGGTGCCCGGGCGTACCCCGGCGCGCACCACCCCGCGCCGGTCGCGCCTCCCGCGCCGGTCGCGCCTCCCGCGGTGGTGGAGGGCGGCAGCCACGAGCTGGTGCCTCGCCCTGCCGCACCCCCCGCCGTCCCGCAGCACCGCCCTCCGGGCCCGGAGACGCCGCCCGCCGATCCCGGCGCCGCGAGCGCCGCACAACTGCGGGCCGCCCGGGCCGGCGCCATAGCGGCCTACCGCGCGGGCGCCCTCGCGGCCTCGGCCCGGGTCAGCGAGGAGCAACAGCGCGCCGAGGAGCAGCGGCTCCCGGAGGAGCGGCGCCGGGCCGAGGAGCAACTGCTCGCCGAAGAGCGGCGTCGGGCCGAGGAAGCGCGCCTCGCGGAGGAGCAGCGGCTCGCGGAGGCGTCCGAGGGGCCGGGGCTGCTGCCGCCGCCGCGTCCCGCCGCCGGGGCGCTGCCCCCGCTGCCCAGCGGCTGGGGCCGCTCGTCCGCCGACCTCTACCCCGACCGGTACGACGAGGAGGACGACGAGGAGGACGACGACCCGGAGGATCCGGGCCCGGCCGCGCCCGGCCGCCGCGTCCACCTCGCCGGCTCCTGGGAGGACGGCCACTCCGGCCGCCCCGTACCCGCCGGTGGCTCCGGCGCCGACTCCCTGCGGGCGGACACCCGCCGAGAGGTGCTGCCCGCAGCCCGCTCGCGGGCCGCCGTCGAGCGGGTCCCGGCCGGAGGCTGGGACGCCGTGGTCGCCGCCGGTGACCAGGGGCCCGTCTACCGGGGACCCGCGACCCCGCTCGCCGCCGAACGCGCCCGGCAGACCCGCATCGCCGTCGTCGGAGCCGTCACCGAGCGGTGGGCGCCCGAACAGGCCGGACCGGTCCACGAGAACTGGCAGCTCGCCCCTCCCATCGGCCCCGCCACCGACCTCTGGGCGCTCGGCGCGCTGCTCTACCGCGCGGTCCAGGGCCACGCGCCCTACCCGGAGGAGAACGCCGCCGAGCTCGTCCAGATGGTGTGCGGAGAGCCGCCCGCCTTCGCGGAGGAGTGCGGTCCGCTGCGGCCCGTCGTGGAGTCGCTGCTGCGCCAGGACCCCGCCGAGCGGCCCGACTTCGAGGAGCTCCGCGGCTGGCTGCGCTCCCTGATCCGGTCCGCCCCGGAGCCCGAAGCGGGCTCGGACGTCGTACCGCTGCCCGCCGACGACGCCACCAAGCTGCCCATCGTCCGCCGTAAGGGCGAGCTCGTGCGCAGGCGCAGGGGCCGCCGCTTCCGTTCCGCCGCGCAGGGCCGGCACCGCCAGGGCGCCCACGGCGGTCCGGGCGTCCAGGCCGAGGGCGGGCTGGAGTCCCTGGGGCTGCACGCCTACCCGGAGACCGACGAGCGGGAGTACCGGGAGCCCCCGCAGCAGCACGCGTACCACCAGCCCCAGGAGACGCAGAGCCGCAGGCCACCGCGCGGACCGCGCGAGCCCAAGGTGCTGCGGGACAACGGCGACCGGCCGCCGCGCCGGCTCGGCCGGCTGTTCCTCGTGCTCATCCTGCTGGCGCTGGCGGCCGCCGTGGTCTACGCGATGGCGTTCATGCCGAAGAAGGATTCCGGTACGCGCACCGGCGCCGCCTCCACGCCGGCGGCCACCGGCTCCTCCGCGCCTGAGGCGGGTTCGGCACCGCCCGCCGAGAAGCCGTCCCCCTCGGCCACCGGCAAGTCCACGGAAGCGCCCGGTACCCAGGATCCGCAGACCAGCCGCTCCGCCGTCGCGCTGCCGCCGGGGTACACGCTCCGCACGGACCCGGAGGGGTTCGAGGTGGGCGTGCTGAAGGACTGGCAGCGCAGCCCGGCCAACTCCGACGGACAGATCCGCTACGGCAGCGACGGGTTCAGCCTGGTCGTCGTGCCGGGCCGGGACACCGTGCAGGCCAACGGCTCCGATCCGCTGGCCTACCAGCGGGACAAGGAAGCGGAGTTGCAGCCGTTCCGGGACTCCTCCTGGGCCACGGCCATGGGGCTCCGCCGGGTCGACGTCGGCCGGCAGGCCATGGCCGAGGGGCAGTACACCTGGCAGGACGTCAACGGCCGTGAGGTGTACGTCCGCAACCTCGCGATGATCGTCGACGGCCGGTACCACGTCATCCAGGTCATCGGCCCGGTCAACGAGCGCGATCAGGTCTCCAGCATCTACCAGCAGGTCATCTCCTCGTACAAGGTCACCTCCTGACGGTCCGGTATGTGCCGGTACGACGCCGTGCGGGGTCATCACAGTGCGGTCTCGTGGGCGGTGCGAGGTTCCCCGGCTCCCGGCCCCTCCGTAATCTGGCACCCGAGGAACGGGGCGGGGACGACACGTGGATCACTCATCGAACAGCGGCAGGCGCACCGGGAAGGCCGCCGCGACGGCGCCGGGGCTGGTGCTCGCCGGGCGGTACCGGCTGGAGGACGTGCTGGGCCGGGGCGGCATGGGCAAGGTGTGGCGGGCGCAGGACGAACTGCTCCACCGCACCGTCGCCGTCAAGGAACTGACCGCCGGGCTGTACGTCGCGGAGGCCGACCGGCTCGTCCTGCACGCCCGTACCCGCAAGGAGGCGCGGGCCGCCGCCCGCATCAGCCACCCCGGTGTCGTCACCGTCCACGACGTGCTGGACCACGACGACCGCCCGTGGATCGTCATGCAGTACGTCGACGGGCCGTCACTCGCCGACTCCACCAAGGAGAACGGTGAGTCCACCCCGCACGAGGCGGCGCGGATCGGGCTCGGGGTGCTCGGCGCGCTGGGCGCCGCGCACGCCGCCGGAGTGCTGCACCGGGACGTCAAGCCCGGCAACGTGCTGCTCGCCCGCGACGGACAGATCCTTCTCACCGACTTCGGCATCGCCGCCATCGAGGGCGACTCGACCATCACCCGGACCGGCGAACTCATCGGCTCCATCGACTATCTGGCGCCCGAGCGGGTGCAGGGCCACGACCCCGGCCCCGCCTCCGACCTCTGGTCGCTCGGCGCCACGCTGTACGCGGCGATCGACGGCCGGTCGCCGTTCCGGCGCTCGTCCCCCATCGCGACCATGCAGGCGGTCGTCACCGACGAACCGTCGATCCCCCCGTCGGCCGGCACGCTCGGCCCGGTGATCGCCGCCCTGCTCTGCAAGGACCCGGCGGGCCGGCCCTCGGCCGCCGAGACCGAACGGATGCTCCGCTCCGTGCTGACCGGCCGCGAACCGCGCACCGCGCAGGTGTACGTGGACACGCGGCACTACCCGGGCGAGACCCGGAACGAGACGGCCCCGCAGGCGACGGCCGGTGGGACGGCGGCGCAGGCCACCGGGCCGACCGCCGTACGGGCGGGACAGACGGGTCGGGCGACCGGGCCGACCGCACCGGTGGGCCCCGGGACCGCGCAGAGCTCGCCCACCCACGGCCACGCCACCCCGGCCGGGCAGCCGGTGACGGCCCCGCCCACGCCCGGGTTCGGCGCCCCCACACCGCCGGCCGGCCTTCCGTACGGGACACCGCCGGGCACCACCACCGCGGCGACCGGGCCGAAGCCCGGATCGCGGCGGCGCAACACGGTGGTGGCCGTGGTGGTCGCCGCGGTGCTCGGCACCGGGGCCGGACTGGGCGCGATGCACTTCGCCGGTGGCGGCTCGGGCGACGACGCCGCGCCGCCCTCGCCGACGCTCAGTGCGAGGGAGTCCGCCACTCCGGGCCCCTCGGACGGCAGCTCCTCGGGTTCCTCGGCCGGCCCCTCCGACGCCGCCTCGCCGTCCGACGGCACCGGCGGACTGGCGGACGGCCCGATACCGGAGGGCTGGAAGCGGGTGGAGGACCCGGCCGGCTTCACCATCGCCGTACCCGAGGGCTGGGAACGCCGGACGGAAGGCACCCAGATCGACTACACCCCGGACGAGGGCGGGCACCGCATCCGCATCAGCCTTGACCCGGCGCCCGACTTCGAGACCCCGTACACCCACATGCTCGAGATGGAGAAGAACCTCAGGAACCGGCTGCCCGGGTACAGCCGCATCTCCCTGGACGAGAACACCTTCCGCGACTACCCCGGCTCGATCTGGGAGTTCACCTGGACCGAGACGAAGGACCATCCCGGGGAGCGGCGCGGCATCGACCAGATGTACTTCGCCGGCGAGACCGGAGGGCCGGAGTACGCGCTTTACCTGACCGCTCCGGTGGACGACTGGGACGACACCCGGCAACTGTTCGACACGATGCTCAGGAGCTGGCGCCCGCCCGCGTCCGTCGAGTGACCCGCACGAGGGGGCGGTGAGCATGCCCGGCCGTGTGTGCCGGGTGGGTCGCGCGGGGCGGGTCCTCGGGAGGGGTGCGAGGGTCTGGTACGAGGGCCGGGCCGCCGCCCCGAATTCCTGCCGCCGCACCGGCAACCGCCCTGATCAGCGGTTATGCCGCCAGTGATCGCTGGCTGGGTGTGGGGAGTGTGAAAAGGCTGTTACCCACGGGTACCCAAAGTCGTCCGGTGGACTTACCCTCGCCCTCATGACGGACTCGAAGGCAGCGGACTCGCAGGCAGCCGGCCCGAAGACGGCGGACCCGAAGGCGGCGGACCCCCTGACGGCCGCGGCCACCCCGGGCACCAACCCGGTGGCCCCGGCCCCGGCGGGCGTACGCACGGCGGCCGACGTGGTCACCCCCGACCTGGTCGCCCGGCTGGTCCGGGGCGTCGTCGGCTCCGGGCGGACCGCCAACCACACCCCGATCACCGGGGAGAAGCTGGCCGACCTGCCGGAGTCCACCCCCGAGGACGTGGCGACCGCCTTCGAACGGGCCCGCGCCGCCCAGCCCGCCTGGGCCGCCACCCCCGTACGCGCCCGGGCCGCCGTACTTCTCCGTTTCCACGACCTCGTCCTCCAGCGCCAGGCCGAGGTGCTCGACCTCATCCAGCTGGAGACCGGCAAGGCCCGGCTGCACGCCCACGAGGAGGTGCAGGCCGTCGCCGTCGCCTCCCGTCACTACGGGCGCAAGGCACCCGCGTACCTGCGCCCGAAGCGGCACACCGGAGTCGTGCCGACCCTCACCAAGGTCACCGAACTGCGCCAGCCGCGCGGGGTCGTCGGTCAGATCGCCCCCTGGAACTACCCGCTCGAACTCTCCGTCGGCGACGCGCTGCCCGCCTTCGTCTCCGGCAACGCCGTCGTGATGAAGCCCGACACCGAGACCGCGCTCACCGCCCTCTGGGCCCGTGACCTGCTGGTCGAGGCCGGGCTGCCCGCCGAGGTCTTCCAGGTGGTGCTCGGCGAGGGACCGGTCGTCGGCCCCGAGGTCGTCCAGCGCGCGGACTACGTCTCCTTCACCGGCTCCACCCGCACCGGCCGCGAGGTCGCCCAGGGCGCGGCGGCCCGGCTCGTCGGCGTCTCGCTGGAACTCGGCGGCAAGAACCCCATGCTGGTGCTGGCCGACGCCGACGTGGAGAAGGCCGCAGCCGGAGCCGTCCGCGCCTGCTTCTCCTCCGCCGGCCAGCTCTGCATCTCCATCGAGCGGCTCTACGTCCACGAGTCCGTCGCCGACGACTTCCTGGCCCGGTTCGCCGCGCGTACCAAGGCGATGCGGCTCGGCGGCTCCCTCGCGTACGGCGCCGACATGGGCTCGCTCGCCGGAGAACGCCAGCTGGAGGCCGTCGTCCGGCACGTGGACGAGGCCGTCGCCAAGGGCGCCACCCTCGTCGCCGGCGGGACGGCGCGCCCCGACATCGGCCCGCTCTTCTACGAGCCGACCATTCTGGAAGGCGTCGAGGCGCCCATGGAGGTCTGCGCCCAGGAGACCTTCGGTCCGGTCGTCTCCGTCTACCGCTTCCGCGACGAGGACGAGGCGATCGCCCTCGCCAACGCCACCCCGTACGGCCTCAACGCGAGCGTCTGGACCAAGGACTCCCGGCGCGGGCACCGGGTCGCCGCCCGCCTGAACACCGGCACGGTCAACATCAACGAGGGGTACGCCCCCGCCTACGGCAGCGTGCAGTCCCCGATGGGCGGCATGAAGGACTCCGGCCTCGGCCGCCGGCACGGCTCCGAGGGCATCCTCAAGTACACCGAGGCCCAGACCGTCGCCCAGCAGCGGCTGATCCCGCTCGCCCCGGCCTTCGGGATGGACGACGAGAAGTACGCGGCGTTCATGAGCCGCAGCCTCAAGGCGATGAAGGCGTTCCGGCTGCGCTGACCCGTCCGGCACGCCCCGGGCAGCCGACGTCCGTACAGACAGATCAAGAAGGTTCCACCCGAGGTTCGCGACGAGGAGAGCCATGCCCGAGGACAGCCCTGCCCGCAACCAGGCCGACACCGCCTCCGAGACCGCCTCCGAGACCGCCTCAGGCACCGCCTCCGGCACTGCCTCCGGCACCTCTTCCGAGGCCGCCTTCGACTACGACGTCCTCGTCGTCGGCTCGGGGTTCGGCGGGGCGGTCTCCGCGCTCCGCCTGACCGAGAAGGGGTACCGGGTCGGCGTGCTGGAGGCGGGCCGCCGCTTCACCCCGGGGACGCTCCCCAAGAACTCCTGGGACCTGAAGAACTACC includes the following:
- a CDS encoding protein kinase → MDDYAGRVLADRYRLPLPPNDAYELLETRAFDTYSGQEVLVRQVPLPEVVDAEVLDGDGRPSPVRRATGRAVRRSSDPVVRRAIEAAQAAAQVPDHPRLDQVFDVFAEAGSLWIVSELVPARPLAALLAERPLNPYRAAEIGSDVLTALRVLHAHGWTHRNITVRTVLVCDDGRVMLTGLAAGAAEEALCGYVTVPRPDLEEPELPPRRQEDGNSDDVGDEAGDAYEDGDAYEDEREYAGEGEYEGEGEYAGEGGYPSATPAALPPTPAALPPATPAPAPYTAPDPYAGRPEYAPRPEPRDPYAKGARAYPGAHHPAPVAPPAPVAPPAVVEGGSHELVPRPAAPPAVPQHRPPGPETPPADPGAASAAQLRAARAGAIAAYRAGALAASARVSEEQQRAEEQRLPEERRRAEEQLLAEERRRAEEARLAEEQRLAEASEGPGLLPPPRPAAGALPPLPSGWGRSSADLYPDRYDEEDDEEDDDPEDPGPAAPGRRVHLAGSWEDGHSGRPVPAGGSGADSLRADTRREVLPAARSRAAVERVPAGGWDAVVAAGDQGPVYRGPATPLAAERARQTRIAVVGAVTERWAPEQAGPVHENWQLAPPIGPATDLWALGALLYRAVQGHAPYPEENAAELVQMVCGEPPAFAEECGPLRPVVESLLRQDPAERPDFEELRGWLRSLIRSAPEPEAGSDVVPLPADDATKLPIVRRKGELVRRRRGRRFRSAAQGRHRQGAHGGPGVQAEGGLESLGLHAYPETDEREYREPPQQHAYHQPQETQSRRPPRGPREPKVLRDNGDRPPRRLGRLFLVLILLALAAAVVYAMAFMPKKDSGTRTGAASTPAATGSSAPEAGSAPPAEKPSPSATGKSTEAPGTQDPQTSRSAVALPPGYTLRTDPEGFEVGVLKDWQRSPANSDGQIRYGSDGFSLVVVPGRDTVQANGSDPLAYQRDKEAELQPFRDSSWATAMGLRRVDVGRQAMAEGQYTWQDVNGREVYVRNLAMIVDGRYHVIQVIGPVNERDQVSSIYQQVISSYKVTS
- a CDS encoding serine/threonine-protein kinase, with amino-acid sequence MSEAEQANGPQRDTEGRLLAGRYRLGKVLGRGGMGTVWRADDETLGRTVAVKELRFPSAIDEEEKRRLITRTLREAKAIARIRNTSAITVFDVVDEDDRPWIVMELVEGKSLAEVIREDGTLTPRRAAEVGLAILDVLRSAHREGILHRDVKPSNVLISQEGRVVLTDFGIAQVEGDPSVTSTGMLVGAPSYISPERARGHKPGPPADLWSLGGLLYASVEGSPPYDKGSAIATLTAVMTEPLDPPKNAGPLKDVIYGLLTRDPEQRLDDAGARALLTAVVTAPEKPPADATQVMAVPTGVGPAPSDRAEPAGDAATPASSRTGEGTRDRLRGALRAARNSKAAAAGSAAGSAGAASGASAASPASTPAAKPVTARPAATPDTPVAATASADGGLPPRGPAASTRASLTDVVPRRTLAIIAGIVVLAVIGTVLALSLGGGDDTGAKGTGGQSSTAGATGGADASGKDEDTGKNGTQGQGKSDGSASPSTAGTPSGSAAPSGGDDKGGKGALPDGYKTVTDSLFHFTMAMPGSYRRTAIAGSSSGGIYNASKGAFPRVQIDYNDSPGKDAAAAWNGALAAVRSSSNDYKHIGIRKVEYNGYPTVADWEFERTQNGERVHVLNRGFRADSTHGYAIMVSCPAAEWNEDECRTLRETAFATFAPKD
- a CDS encoding protein kinase translates to MLAGRYRLEDVLGRGGMGKVWRAQDELLHRTVAVKELTAGLYVAEADRLVLHARTRKEARAAARISHPGVVTVHDVLDHDDRPWIVMQYVDGPSLADSTKENGESTPHEAARIGLGVLGALGAAHAAGVLHRDVKPGNVLLARDGQILLTDFGIAAIEGDSTITRTGELIGSIDYLAPERVQGHDPGPASDLWSLGATLYAAIDGRSPFRRSSPIATMQAVVTDEPSIPPSAGTLGPVIAALLCKDPAGRPSAAETERMLRSVLTGREPRTAQVYVDTRHYPGETRNETAPQATAGGTAAQATGPTAVRAGQTGRATGPTAPVGPGTAQSSPTHGHATPAGQPVTAPPTPGFGAPTPPAGLPYGTPPGTTTAATGPKPGSRRRNTVVAVVVAAVLGTGAGLGAMHFAGGGSGDDAAPPSPTLSARESATPGPSDGSSSGSSAGPSDAASPSDGTGGLADGPIPEGWKRVEDPAGFTIAVPEGWERRTEGTQIDYTPDEGGHRIRISLDPAPDFETPYTHMLEMEKNLRNRLPGYSRISLDENTFRDYPGSIWEFTWTETKDHPGERRGIDQMYFAGETGGPEYALYLTAPVDDWDDTRQLFDTMLRSWRPPASVE
- a CDS encoding succinic semialdehyde dehydrogenase produces the protein MTDSKAADSQAAGPKTADPKAADPLTAAATPGTNPVAPAPAGVRTAADVVTPDLVARLVRGVVGSGRTANHTPITGEKLADLPESTPEDVATAFERARAAQPAWAATPVRARAAVLLRFHDLVLQRQAEVLDLIQLETGKARLHAHEEVQAVAVASRHYGRKAPAYLRPKRHTGVVPTLTKVTELRQPRGVVGQIAPWNYPLELSVGDALPAFVSGNAVVMKPDTETALTALWARDLLVEAGLPAEVFQVVLGEGPVVGPEVVQRADYVSFTGSTRTGREVAQGAAARLVGVSLELGGKNPMLVLADADVEKAAAGAVRACFSSAGQLCISIERLYVHESVADDFLARFAARTKAMRLGGSLAYGADMGSLAGERQLEAVVRHVDEAVAKGATLVAGGTARPDIGPLFYEPTILEGVEAPMEVCAQETFGPVVSVYRFRDEDEAIALANATPYGLNASVWTKDSRRGHRVAARLNTGTVNINEGYAPAYGSVQSPMGGMKDSGLGRRHGSEGILKYTEAQTVAQQRLIPLAPAFGMDDEKYAAFMSRSLKAMKAFRLR